The following proteins come from a genomic window of Nicotiana tomentosiformis chromosome 12, ASM39032v3, whole genome shotgun sequence:
- the LOC104108859 gene encoding serine hydroxymethyltransferase 4-like, whose product MDPVSIWGNTPLSETDPEIHDLIEKEKRRQCRGIELIASENFTSFAVIEALGSALTNKYSEGMPGNRYYGGNEYIDEIENLTSSRALQAFHVDPAKWGVNVQPYSGSPANFAAYTAVLNPHDRIMGLDLPSGGHLTHGYYTSGGKKISATSIYFESLPYKLDSKTGYIDYDRLEEKALDFRPKLIICGGSAYPRDWNYKRFRDVADKCGALLLCDMAHISGLVAAQEAANPFEYCDLVTTTTHKSLRGPRAGMIFYRKGPKPPKKGQPEDAVYNFEDKINFAVFPSLQGGPHNHQIGALAVALKQAMTPGFKAYAKQVKANAVALGNYLMSKGYNLVTGGTENHLVLWDLRPLGLTGNKVEKLCDLANITVNKNAVFGDSSALAPGGVRIGTPAMTSRGLLEKDFEQIGEFLHRAVTITLNIQKEHGKLLKDFNKGLVNNKEIEELKADVEKFASSFDMPGFKMSEMKYKD is encoded by the exons ATGGATCCAGTTTCAATCTGGGGCAATACACCCTTATCAGAAACCGACCCGGAAATCCACGACCTTATCGAAAAAGAAAAACGCCGTCAATGTCGCGGCATAGAACTAATCGCATCGGAAAACTTCACGTCGTTCGCCGTAATCGAAGCACTCGGCAGCGCGTTAACTAATAAATACTCCGAAGGAATGCCAGGTAACCGTTATTACGGCGGCAATGAATACATAGACGAAATCGAAAACCTAACAAGTTCCCGCGCTTTACAAGCTTTTCACGTGGACCCCGCAAAATGGGGTGTTAATGTTCAACCATATTCAGGTAGTCCTGCTAATTTTGCTGCATATACAGCAGTTTTAAATCCACATGATAGAATTATGGGATTGGATTTACCATCTGGTGGACATTTAACACATGGGTATTATACATCTGGAGGGAAAAAGATTTCAGCTACTTCAATTTATTTTGAGAGTTTGCCTTATAAATTGGATTCAAAAACTGGGTATATTGATTATGATAGATTGGAAGAGAAGGCATTGGATTTTAGGCCAAAGTTGATTATTTGTGGAGGGAGTGCTTATCCTAGAGATTGGAATTATAAAAGGTTTAGAGATGTTGCTGATAAATGTGGGGCCCTTTTGCTTTGTGATATGGCCCATATTAGTGGCCTTGTTGCTGCTCAG GAAGCAGCTAATCCCTTTGAGTACTGTGATCTAGTGACTACCACTACCCACAAGAGCTTGAGGGGTCCACGAGCGGGTATGATCTTCTACCGCAAGGGTCCCAAGCCACCGAAGAAGGGCCAGCCTGAAGATGCAGTTTACAACTTTGAAGACAAGATTAATTTTGCTGTTTTCCCCTCTCTCCAGGGTGGTCCTCACAACCACCAAATCGGTGCTTTAGCTGTGGCTTTGAAACAGGCCATGACTCCTGGATTTAAGGCCTATGCTAAGCAAGTGAAGGCCAATGCTGTTGCTCTTGGTAACTACCTGATGAGTAAAGGATACAACCTCGTCACTGGCGGGACTGAGAACCACCTTGTTCTTTGGGATCTTCGCCCTCTAGGTTTGACTG GTAACAAGGTTGAGAAACTTTGTGACCTTGCCAACATTACTGTTAACAAGAATGCTGTATTTGGTGATAGCAGTGCTTTGGCACCTGGAGGTGTTCGTATTG GTACTCCCGCCATGACATCAAGGGGTTTGCTTGAGAAGGACTTTGAGCAGATCGGCGAGTTCCTTCATAGGGCTGTGACAATCACCTTGAACATCCAGAAGGAGCATGGAAAGCTTTTGAAGGACTTCA